tgttcgatgtgcatccGAAATAAGGCAGTAcagtctgtgcaaaataatacgggTACCtcttttcaaagaataaatatattttgtatttcattgattgttgttttctttattctttattactacattttactacaatgtgttgttcatgcatttagaagtccgtgcaacatgaatgcctcgatcggaaagcaaccgaccgtaacttttgTGCTGTAATCAAAcaagagttatgcccctttttTGTCTTTGTTGTACGAGTTATctaatgtttttgtattttggaACTCTTCATATTTTCGTTGATCCAACGTTTTACCAAGTAGATATGCACGCGGGGCTCCACCTTCGTTTCCTTGATTTATGCTATCCTAGCCTGCTCAAAATGTAAGACTGATTATATAAACTCATAGTTATGAATATCCCTGTGTCTTAGATTGCTTTTTATGTGTAAATCAACTATATTTAATCGAACACGGTTTAATACTTTAATCGATACTTTGGCGGCCATATTTAAATGTGCTATTTCTGTATATTTAGTatcaacaatttgttttaaaagtttgtgGTATATTAATAGATCTTGAATTTATTAAGTTTTCTTAATATGTAATTTCTCTCTATTAACTCTTAAAGATAGCTTTCTAGAATATATATGCATGTGACTGTGTGTGTATTGTATGACATGGTATTGTAATGGTGtctttatttgtgttttattttttgttacagcCTTTTACCATATGTTGGCACACGCTTTATCAATAAAACTTAGAAGGTATTGCTTTCTATGGTTAACTTAGCTGTTCTTCTAATAGCACAGTAAAAGGATTTACCAGGTTAATGGATCCATTGAAACTCACATTACCCCATAAGTACACAGTGTGTTACAGTCAGCTTGAAAAATGTCAGCAGATAAACAAGAAGATAAGTCAGCAGACAAAGAAGAAAGAGAAGTTAAACGTGAAATTAAGTTTACAGAGAAAGGTTTAGAGAACGTTGAAACATTGTGTAAGGAAAATGGAAAACTTATAAACAGAGCCTGGAATTCtgttgaagattctattcttagTATACAAGATAGTGAGAAAGATGTGAAATCTTTACGAAAACTGGACAATGACATTCGTGTTGTGTTTGAAGAATATACCGAAAGAGTCAATGTGTATGGAGAATGTTTACGCAGAGTTAATAATGAACTTGCAAGAAAAGAAGAAGAGAAACTGAAAGCATATTATACAAGAGCGTCACAACTTGTAGAAAACGCTTtagaagaaataaagaatttaagAATGGACATTGTGGAAAATGCATCACATATTTCTACTACTTCAAGTTcagaaagaagaagaagaggagAGCGGAAATTAGAATACCTGAAGAAGGAAGCAGAACTTCAGAAAGAAAAGCTGAAATTAGAACAAGAAGAAATTACCCACAAAGCGGAAGCAGCAAGAAAGAAACAAGAAGTAGAGATAAATCTGAATCTACTCAAACAAGAAAGTGCTGTGATGATGGATGAAGAGGACGAAGAGGATGATGTGTCGTTATCTGTTACAACAGACAATAGAAAGGACCGAACTAGAAGATACGTTGAAAACTTGAACCCACATGATAATGACATTGAACATGAAGATGCAGACCTTCGTACTCCGATTCCTGCCGAAACTGTTCCAATTCCCACACCTTGATCGCCCGTCTTATATCCAGCGACAACATTTTGCAGACAATAGTGCAGCTCATTTTCCTGTTGATCCTCCATCAAATACAGTTGATATACAGAACCCTCAAACCCAGATGTCATCTGCAGACTCACATTTGTCAGAGTTGACATTATTCCTCATGCGAAAACAGCTTGTTCCAGAAAGATTCTCTAATTTCGACGATAAAGTTGAATCGTATAATTCTTGGAAATCTTCATTTCAAAGCATTGTGGCTGAACTAAAAGTGTCAAAATTTGAAGAGCTTGAATTGTTCGTAAACCGTCTCTCAGGAAGGTCGAAGGAAGTGGCCACCAGGATCCGTAATGCCAACCCTGGTGATGCCGACCGTACTGTCAAACTGATATGGGAACGATTAAACGAGATGTATGGTAGACCTGAACTGATTGAGTCTTCGCTGCGTTCACAATTTGAGAACTTTCGACAAATAGGTTCGAGTGAAAATAGTAGACTATACGACTTACTGAACATTTAATCAAGATTGAATCGTTGAAAACAAACCCCCAGTTTGCCACAAGCTTAGCCTCTTATTATTCATCTTCAGGAGTGAACCCCATTATCAGCAAGTTACCTTACAGCCTCCAAGAAAAGTGGATCACTAGAGCATCTGCCCACAAAAGAACAAATCAAGTCCCATTTCCAcccttttccttttttattacttttctcAAGGAAATGTGTGCTATAAGAAATGACCCTGCATTTGTGTATAGCAGACCAGCAGTTCCTGCTAATAAGAACAGACATGTACGTACTCCTATGGTGCAAAGTCGTAAATCAGAGGTGACTGAACCTGGACGAGTTGATCTGAACCGGTGTCCTTATCACAAGGCTGATCACAGCATACATGACTGTTATGGTTTTCATGCAAAGCCACTTACTGAGAGAAAAAACTTTTTACAAAGCAGAAACATTTGCACAAGATGTTGTTTGTCAACCCAACACTTACCTGAGGACTGTCAAGTGAGAATTCAGTGCCAGATCTGCGGGAATTCCAACCACGCCACAGCACTACATGTGGATAAAGTTTCATCTTGGAGCCCAAGCTTTTATGGCGGGGAGGGAATTCGCAACTCCTTTACACAACCACACTCCTCTGGACCTGGCCAAGCAAACTTGCCTTCAACGTCCAAGGTTTCGACAAGTAGTACTGTGACAACAAAGTGTACCACTTTCTGCGGGGACAGATTCCAAGGAAAATCTTGCAGCAAAACCTTTCTTGTGGATGTGTTTCATGAAAACAACTCGAACAATGTGCATCGTATTTATGTGATCGTGGACGATCAGTGCAATCAGACACTTGCTTCACCCGAACTGTTAGATGTCCTGAATATCTCTAGTGTACCTACCAAATTCACCCTAACTACATGTTCAGGAAAGACAGCTATGTATGGAAGAAATGTTCTCGGACTCAAAGTGCGATCTATTGACAAGACCGTTACTTTAGACCTTCCATCTACTCTCGAATGTGAGGACATACCTAACGATTTATCTGAAATCCCAACACCGGAGATTGCAGAATCCTATCATCATCTTAGTGTTATCACATCAAAGATTCCTGAGTTTGATCCAGACTCAAAAGTTCACTTACTGATTGGCAGAGATCTACTGGAAGCCCATCATGTTGAAGAGCAAATCCTTGGACCCCGAGGAGCACCGTTCGCACAGAAACTAATACTTGGTTGGGCAATTATTGGCGAATTCTGTCTTGGGAGGATTCATCAGAGAACGTCCCTTAACGTGAAGAAAGTCTCAGTTTTGAATGACGGTAGAGTGACATGCAATGAACTTTGTCCAAATCATTTGCATATCAAAGAACAGATTTCAACTTCTAACAGTTTAGTTTGTGCCCGTGACTTTCGGGGTGATAATGTATTCACAAAGACGCCTGACGATGACCAAGTTGGTTTATCAGTTGAGGATCATTTGTTCCTTAAGCTTACGGACAAAACTTTCAAGAAGGACGAGGAAGGTTATTGGACAGCCCCTCTACCCTTTAGACAACTTCCTGAATACTTACCCAACAACAAACCACAAGCATTTCACCGAGCCCAGATACTGCATTCAAACTTGCAAAGAGATTCTGTTAAGAGAGAACAGTTCGTGACATTCATGCGTAAAGTACTGGACAGTGGAGCAGCAGAAGTTGCCCCTTCGTCTTCAAATGCAGTTTGTTGGTATCTACCGTTATTTGGAGTTCGCCACCCGAGAAAGCCCGAACAAATCAGAGGTGTTTTGATTCATCTGCTGTTCATGAAGGTATCTCGCTCAACAGCCTTCTTATGTCTGGCCCAGACATGGTTAACAGCCTATTAGGATTCCTTCTTCGCTTCAGGAAGGATGAAGTGGCAATTACTGTGGACCTTGAACAAATGTTCTACTGTTTTCGGGTGGATGAGGACTATCGTGACTTCCTACGTTTTTATTGGTACAGAGAGAATGATCCTGACGACACCCTTGTTGAATACAGAATGCGTGCGCACGTATTTGGCAATAGTCCATCACCTGCCATAGCAACTTACGGAATCCGCAAGACAGTAGAGAATGCTGATGAAGATGTGAAGGACTTTGTGAATCGTAACTTTTATGTTGACGACGGACTCATTTCCTTGCCTGATGAAGCCAGCGCTATCGACCTCATGAAATGCACCAAGTCCGTCATGAAGTCAGAAGGTAGATTAAAACTACACAAAATTACCTCTAATAAACTGGCAGTGATGGAAGCATTTGATCCAAGTGACCATGGTGAACAACTCAAGGAGTTTGACGACGACGATTTGGTCCATAGAAGCCTTGTTCTCTGTTGGAACCTGAAAGATGAATTTAGATTTACAGTGCCAGTGAAGGAAAAGCCATTCACTCGACGTGGTCTATTGTCAACGGTGAATAGTTTATTAGACCCCATAAGATTTATAACACCCATTACTATAAGTGGACAGATCCTCCTTCGAGAAGCAACACCCCCTGGTGTAGACTGGGATGATCCCTTACCCTCGAGTTACCTTCAGAAGTGGACGGAGTGGCAGTCTTCACTTCAGAGCTTAAAAGAAGTCGCCATACCACAGATGTTATTGCACATGTCTGTGAGCCTAGCCAAGACTACTGAAGTTCATATATTTTGCGACGCATCTGAAAAAGCTATTGGAGCATCAGCATATATTAAAGTGGAAGATGACCAAGGCCGCAACAGCGTTAGTTTCTTGATGGGCAAGGGCAAGCTAGCCCCACCTAGAGGTCACACTATTCCACGCTTAGAGCTCTGTGGAGCTGTTCTGGCAACAGAACTTGCAGAAATAATATCCATACAGCTAGACATATCATTGGACTCTATGCATTATTACACAGACTACAGCTAGACATATCATTGGACTCTATGCATTATTACACAGACAGCAAAGTTGTGTTAGGATATATCAGCAATCGTACTCGTCGTTTTTATACGTATGTGAGTAATAGAGTATACCGCAAATCTCCACTGCTGATCAATGGAAGTATGTTCCTACGGACAAGAATCCTGCTGATTCCTGCACCAGGTGTATCACTTCAGTCATTGATATCATGCAGCTTCCTTGGATAATTGGCCCACAGTGGTTATGCAATACAAATACATCAGACTGCACTGGTACCTCGGAGTATTTTCCACTCATTGAACCTGATTATGATGCGGAAGTTAGGCCACTGATAAAAAAGATCACCACCAACAATCTTCCCACGGTGCCTGCTTGTCACGGAACAAAGCGCTTTGAGCGTTTTTCTAGCTGGAAGTCTCTGGTTTCTGCAATCGCATCTCTTCAACGCATTGTTCGGAATCGACGTGATGGATATCATGACACCAAACCCATTAGCCAGTGTGATGCCCTCAGAAAAGCTGAGATTCTCATTCTGAAGGAAACTCAGCAAGAACACTTTACTACAGACATTAAATGCCTGGCCAATGATAAACCTCTGGCAGAGAACAGCAGTATTGATACACTTTCACCCTATCTTGATGAGAATGGGCTACTTCGTGTTGGAGGCAGGATCAATCGAGCAGCCGGACAAATACCTGCAAGAGAAGTCAACCCTATTATCCTACCTAAAGCTAGCCACATTTCCACCTTACTTATTCGTCACTTTCATGAACAAACCAAGCATCAAGGAAGACTTATTACGGAAGGAGCTCTGCGCACAGGATGATATTGGCTCATTGGCGCCAAACGATTGATTTCCTCTCTCATACACAAGTGCATGACTTGTCGTAAACTAAGACGCAGTTTTGAAAACCAGAAAATGGCTGTTGTTCCTACAGACAGGATAACCCCAGGACCCCTCTTTACATCAGTTGACATTGATGCCTTTGGACCCTGGCAGGTGGCTACACGCAAAACTCGAGGAGGTGCCGCTAACAGCAAATGATGGGGAATCATCTTTACATGCCTTACTTGTAGGGCAGTGCATATAGAAATTGTAGAGATGCCAAGTTCTTCATTTATAAACGCCTTCCGTCATTTCTTGGCAATCCGTGGCCCTGTGAAGTTTATACACTCTGATAGAGGCTCCAATTTTATCGGAGCAGCTGAAGAAATGAAGATGAATACAGTGAAGGTAGAGGAAGGACCCGTTCAAGAATTATTGCGCAACTCTGGAATTACTTGGATATTTAATGTTCCTCATGCTTCAGAAAGATTTTAGACTCTAtgctacatgtacttgaatCCAGATCCAAACCCCTCACTTATGAAACTCTTGCTACCATTTTATGTGAAGTCTCCATTATTAAtttcttcatcgcgcagcaaagtacatgtagttcatggaaattcatgcgcattgtatgtgaccaaaatgcatagtaatgttttaaaaacacgttattaataagaaaactaaaaaaagatagaaaattcattcgaaatttaaaaaaaagaaacaaaatgccaacacttttgacaaaacgtggctctttgtgtaactatttggtatagcggaagctttaccttgacgctgtttggttttttgtttacttttgaagttgtgctatttctAGTAACATAGGCGATTtacctgcctatagccaggactctgctttcagcagagcccggctaaaaaatGATCATCCAATTGTAGCCCGACTCTATTCTCGGGGACCATTGtttgtacaaacttgaatcttcaatacctgaggatgcttttatacaaatttgaactttcctggcttaatagtttttgagaattttttttctagattttactatgtaaaacttgatacctCCCACTGTTGCTccaccctatccccggtgaccatgattgaacaaacttgaatctacactactacTACACAAATTTGATCCTTTTTTTTGTCTAACAtgtacagtttttgagaagaatatttttaacctAGACGCGGGACACATTTTTTAATTACG
The nucleotide sequence above comes from Magallana gigas chromosome 2, xbMagGiga1.1, whole genome shotgun sequence. Encoded proteins:
- the LOC136271447 gene encoding uncharacterized protein PF3D7_1120000-like is translated as MSADKQEDKSADKEEREVKREIKFTEKGLENVETLCKENGKLINRAWNSVEDSILSIQDSEKDVKSLRKLDNDIRVVFEEYTERVNVYGECLRRVNNELARKEEEKLKAYYTRASQLVENALEEIKNLRMDIVENASHISTTSSSERRRRGERKLEYLKKEAELQKEKLKLEQEEITHKAEAARKKQEVEINLNLLKQESAVMMDEEDEEDDVSLSVTTDNRKDRTRRYVENLNPHDNDIEHEDADLRTPIPAETVPIPTP
- the LOC136271450 gene encoding uncharacterized protein — protein: MCAIRNDPAFVYSRPAVPANKNRHVRTPMVQSRKSEVTEPGRVDLNRCPYHKADHSIHDCYGFHAKPLTERKNFLQSRNICTRCCLSTQHLPEDCQVRIQCQICGNSNHATALHVDKVSSWSPSFYGGEGIRNSFTQPHSSGPGQANLPSTSKVSTSSTVTTKCTTFCGDRFQGKSCSKTFLVDVFHENNSNNVHRIYVIVDDQCNQTLASPELLDVLNISSVPTKFTLTTCSGKTAMYGRNVLGLKVRSIDKTVTLDLPSTLECEDIPNDLSEIPTPEIAESYHHLSVITSKIPEFDPDSKVHLLIGRDLLEAHHVEEQILGPRGAPFAQKLILGWAIIGEFCLGRIHQRTSLNVKKVSVLNDGRVTCNELCPNHLHIKEQISTSNSLVCARDFRGDNVFTKTPDDDQVGLSVEDHLFLKLTDKTFKKDEEGYWTAPLPFRQLPEYLPNNKPQAFHRAQILHSNLQRDSVKREQFVTFMRKVLDSGAAEVAPSSSNAVCISLNSLLMSGPDMVNSLLGFLLRFRKDEVAITVDLEQMFYCFRVDEDYRDFLRFYWYRENDPDDTLVEYRMRAHVFGNSPSPAIATYGIRKTVENADEDVKDFVNRNFYVDDGLISLPDEASAIDLMKCTKSVMKSEGRLKLHKITSNKLAVMEAFDPSDHGEQLKEFDDDDLVHRSLVLCWNLKDEFRFTVPVKEKPFTRRGLLSTVNSLLDPIRFITPITISGQILLREATPPGVDWDDPLPSSYLQKWTEWQSSLQSLKEVAIPQMLLHMSVSLAKTTEVHIFCDASEKAIGASAYIKVEDDQGRNSVSFLMGKGKLAPPRGHTIPRLELCGAVLATELAEIISIQLDISLDSMHYYTDYS